acacacaaagtgAGGCATAGTGATTCTTTCAGTCTAACAATTCAAATATGTTGGCCACGTTTAAACTCCCTTTATTCACCAACATAAAGGATATGCAGATTTGCAGAGGAGATGATcacaagcagctgcagcaggaggtcCTTTGGAGTTTACTTGTGCACAGCTCTTGTGAAAAAACAGGTTGTCTGATTAGATGACTTACTTGCCCAAATATGTGCACTCACTCCAGAAATTTTGCTCCAGGTTGTATGCCTGAGGCTATAGGGAGAGATAACTAGGCTGAAAATAAGATTCCATCTCCCAGCCATGCCTGAGATCTCTGAGATTCTGTCCAATCAAAATGGTGAATGTCTTTTTGTCCCTTTGGCCATGTGAATCTGCTGTGATGCAAGCAAAGGACAGGATGGGGTGCGGCACTGTGAAGGAAGTCttgaagctgcttttttttggtggcaGCTGGCATTTACTAGCACTGGCAGGTGGCTGGTGCACCCATAGGAGATGCTGCCTCATTGAAGGGGACGATATCCCCTGCCTTGAATGAGACACCCAGTCCTGTTCCTACAGGAACTTCTGCCACACCCTCAAGGACAGATCTTGCACTGGTTTTGCTTCTTCTTGCTTTAATCAtagattaaaacattttattactGGAGGAGGCCTACTTTATCAGTAAACATTTGTTTCTATATTGCCACCTTCTTATTACAACAAATTCATGACTAAGCTGAAATAAACCAAAGCAGTATGATGAACATCCTGTAATCTGGCTCATTTTGGCTCGCAGCTTTCCTGAGAGGGCCTCTGACATACTCTGAACGTCTTGTTCAGCTGTAGGGTGGAACTGATCGAGCAGCAGGAGGGCTTGTGCCCCTTGTTTGTTACTTTGTTGATGGAGTACAGACTGTGGGGTGAGTCTGTTACTCAGAAAACAGGCCTGTGGACCTTTCAGATGTGGTATCTCAGCTCAAGTAATGTTACAACTTAACAGCGGTTCAAGCTATCTGAAGAGCCACTAGAGCATGTTATGTTACcttttttgctcattttcacAGCTCTCCTGTGACTTCTGGATCCTCTGCTTCATAAATTCAACCATACTGGCAGAATATTAACAGGGCAAACCCCACCTTTCATGTAGAGATTAACTAAACTGCTCAAGAGCACTAGAGTTAGTGCAGGGGATGGAAGAAAGGGGCTTCCCTGCCAGCCTTTCAGCCGCTGCAGATGTTTGGAGTGACTCTGATAGGAAGCAGCTTCTCCTTTAAGTCTGGTCCTCTTTATCTGCTCTTAATGCCAGCCTCTCTGGAGATTCTTGGGACCAAAGAAGTACAgtttcctccctcttttcccccttcaaaTATGTCCGTGCTTGAAGACCAAAATAGAGCACTTCTATTTGGAGACAGGAATTTATCACCTGAATGTGTGTCCTTTGGTCCAGACTTACCTTGTGAATATCTGCCCATTTTAGGCCATATTAACCTTTGAAAAGTCAATAGTTGTAAAGGCATTGTAAGTTGTTCAGTGGGTTTTACAAGGTTTCCACTAGTTAAGAATCTCTGAAGAATCTGCACTCACTAAGTATGCTACAAGCCTCTCAACACAGATATTTCTGTGTAACTTTGATCTAAATAAGGAACCTTTAGGAGTGGATTTAGAGCAGGGATACAGCCAAGCAGTGAGGAAAAATGGCTAAAGCTGCTAAAATCAAATAGCTAATAGCTGTCTTCTCAGCAGAAGTTTTAGGCTGTCAGAAAAACAGAGGAGATAATATCAGTTTCAGGTATACTTTAACACTTTATTCTTCATGAATGTGAAAGCAATTTGCAGAATTTCCCAtctgaaaaggatttttttaaaatttatttttattttaattttttgctcaCATTAAGGAGGAAAAGGGCTAAAATGGCCCTGCTCTTTTTTCTACTACCCTGTGTACAAAATTTTGCTGCCTGGCAGCACCATCCCTCTGGGGGTGCTGCCATAGTTCTCTGGGGACAGAATTATGCCAGGAGACTGGGCAAGCTTTTGAGAGACCAACCCCTCTGCAGACTGCCTCATGCAGCACCTTTCAGCGGGAGAAGGGTCGGttgcttttcctttggcttATCTAGTTCTTGGCCTCCAAACTGGAAATACCTTGGCTCCTGACAGCAGAGGCTTACTTGCTTTTTCCATATGAATCATGAGACTGGAGGTGCTTGATCTGCTTCAGGATGGAGGGTCTCAGTCAGTTTGTCCATGTGGTggggcagctccctgggcaggctgctGGAGGGCTCTGGGAACAGTTGGATAAAGAGGTGTGACAGTGTCTGGAGAGACACAGGTGTCTCTGCCAGTGTCCTGGCACCCTGTAATCACAGCCAGCCTGATTTCTGTTCCTCTGAACAGAACAGCAGTGTGCACTTCTCACACATATTATTCTAAATGTTATAGGGCAATAATGCTGCAGACCTTTAGCTGGGTGGAGAGGAACTGTAAACCAAGCATTGATAATATATAGTCTGATAGCTATTTATGATGCCTCAGCAGGTGAACCTGTTTACCATGAACACTCTTCTGTGGGAAGGAGATGGTGCTATATCCCCGGTGAGGTCTTCCCCTGCAGTGCCATCACATCAAATACTATACTTTTTTGAGCACAGGTATTTTCTTTAATCCCAGAATTTCcttgctaaaataatttcaaattaatgttACTGGGATTTCTACAGAAATTTCAGAGAGAGCTGGACTTAACTTAGAGAATATAGAATGAAAAATGGAGCTCAACTTTGGGTTGCAATGTCATTTCCTGACCTACTGCTGTAAAATAATGAATGAGCTGCCTGACTCCAGACTACTACTTATCTGTGCTGGGTCCAGTGCATTAGCTGGAAAATGCCAAATATACCATCTCCAAGGGAGCTAAACCCTGTAGCTGCAGGCAGTTTACTGAGTATGAACTGCAGCAGGATTCAATGCATTATGTATGGATCAGCCCTCTGGAATTGCACATGCATGTAAGTTACGCCTGtaggaaaacagtaatttaaaacCTCCTTCTTCCCCACCTCTTGGAGCTGACTTGTGTTAAATATTAACAAACATGGTTCATCAATTCCCTGGTTCACTTGGCTTCTTTTAACAACAGATGTTATTACAACAAGTCTGCCtacctccctgctcctgtcagcACATCTGATGGTGCAACCCAAGAGTCTGTGGCTGTAActctgcctgcagagcctggctgctgccccagccctgtggccacCCGTAACTCTCTCTCTAGGATCACCAATGCCTCCCACCTTTGGTGCCTGTAACTAGCTTGTGGTGGGAGACACTGGGTGCAGAGAGGCTTTGGTTaaaggagacagagaaaagGTGTGAGGGGGCCCAGAGGAAGGTGAGCTCCTGCTGtcagaggaggaggtggtgagGATGGCCAGCAACTCCAGTGCACTGCCCCGGGTGACTTTCCAGACGCCAGAGAAACCTGGGGAGGAATCATCACACAGGAAACTGGGCAAGCTGACCATAAAGTACAACCGCAAAGACCTACAGCGCTGGCTAGACCTGGAGGAATGGATCAAcacccagctgcaggagctgtaccAATGCCGGGTGAGTAGCTGGGGCACATGAACCACTTGCTTGCCAGGTGAATGGATCTAGAGGCCTGTGTGCTGGCACAGAGGTTTGCTTGCTCTGCTTCACTGGAAATAGTTCCTTGTCTTCAACTTCCAGCAGGTATCTCCATgccccctctgcagctctctgacTGGTGTGTCGGCAGGTAGGGAAGCTTGCACTTATGCAATCCAACTAGCTTTGAACTGCCTGGGGTTGCACCCACTAAGGGGGTGTAGCTATTGCTCAGCATGAGTAGCACAACCTAGAGAGATGTATAAACCCAGGATGATTCTTGTTGCTGAACTCCATGTGGTGAGTGGCTCTACAGTGAGCAGTATCCAAGCTAGCTGGGTTAGAGTGATCAGGGTATTCCTGTTCCTTTTTGACACAACAGTGAGGCTCTACCTGCTGTTTGAATAAGACACTTTGGCATGTGCTGTGTCTGTAACTGCAGAGTCTGGACACACTACTGGCAAGAGGGaagattgggaaaaaaaaccctctttgcTCAAATGTAGAGATCTTATGCCTCCATTTTCACCAATCCCCAGAGCTGTCTCCCTTGCCTGAGCTTCCATTTGCACCAGGAATAGTCCCTCCCAAAttcttcctgcctgcctgggagctgTCTAGTAGGAAAGATCCAGGAGTGCCTATAGCACCTGAATGGTACAGGTTTTTACTTCAGCTGTTGCATTTTTTTCGCTGGGTTAGTGAAATTCAAGTTCCAGCACTGTCTGGATATATTGAAATTTTAACCCTGTACTATCACTTCTATTCATATATTGTCCTTAGATGCATGTCACATTTTGGGTGCTTTCAGAAGCAATAGTGTTCTTCTGTGTTTGAGATAATTCTTTGGAGTGCGGTACAGTAAAAGATGAAAGGCTTTCCCCCATTGTACACCAtgattttaaacacatttaaataGCTTGATTaagagttttgcttttctctctagGGCAGAATACAGAATTCTCTCTAGATACAGTAAGAGAACACAGCTTTCTTGACTCACAGAGAATCTCCATCTTCAACAGATGACACAGATGGGTTTAACAAATTGTGCAAAACCACTTATTTATGTCCTGGATGGGGATGGACTAAATGAACTCCAGGCAGGCCCTTTCTGTTCCTGTATTCTGTATTTGCACCCCAGTGCAGTGTTAAGCACACTTTTGAGATACAAGGAAATAGGAGCTGATGATTGTTTAGAGTCTTCCTCTCTGAGCATCAGCAGTTTTAAATTGCAATCAACAGTGAAATGGACATGTTAGAGCAGGCCATGAATGGTGGGTGCTACTTGCCATGATGGTACAGAGAAATTTTTGTCTGCCCAGGCTGATTTTCTGGGCCTGAGAGCTATAGAATGATGTCACTTTCACAGCTGAAGACTCAGACTTCAGGAACTGCTTCTAAGTCTGTCCTTGTTactgtttttgctgttgtttttattattataatcattattgtaataattttctgtgtgaCTGTTTCATATTTGATATTTGTATGGGAATGTGCCAGATTCTCATGACATGTTGGGAGATAAAAATAgctcatttctgttttaatttatgCCTTATGCAAAGAACAGGCAGAAAACAAATATGGAGAAAAAGgtccttccttctgctgcaaATGCACGGCTCCTCTGAAAATAAGTATATTACTGCTTCTGTCCTGTTAACTGTTTTAGATTTCCCAAACATAGCTTGCTCTCTAAAAATGACTAATCTCTTCAAGTTAGTTGTGAATTTCTAGTTGTTTTCTATAGCTTATTAAAATGATAGTAATGTATTCTCAGCTGTATCTTAGGCCTTTCGATAATGCATTATGAAACATTATACAGTGCACATGGGAGCAGAAATTATCAGCAGACCTGGTCAGGCAAAATTCAGTGTGTCTGAAAAGTGCTAGCATGGCAGTCCTGGTGAGTGAAGGGTGTTCAAAAGAGTGGCAGTGACAATATTGCTTCCCAACCATGCCTGCACTGGCATTTAAGGGACTGTCCCTGGAGCTGGTAGCTCGATTCAGAGTCCTTTTCCTGACTGTTGAAGTTTGCTAGAGATAAACAAGGAGAATGGCTGCTGCTTTGAGTAACAGAACATCTTGCCCTTTGGAGAATTACTGCAGTTTTAAAGAGTTAAATTTTTgtcactgtttttttcagagataGACAAGAAGAACTTAGTATGACCAGTAACATGACCCAAGATGGGGTTCTCCATGTGCTACTCTTACTTGCTGAAGTGTACAGAGATAGACCTTTACACTTGCAAAGGTGTCAGAAAAACAAGTCAGTTTATGTTAccacttctgttttccagagaaTTAAGAGCTGTTTACTGTCATCAGAGTAGCTGCCCAAAGGGGATTCTTTTTCCCTACTGCAAAATCCCAGCAGGCACAAGTGAGAAACCCAGTTATGTCCTTATAGGAACAGATTGCCAGTGGATTGCCCTTGCTAGCATCTCTTCAGCACAACAGATTTCCCTGCTTCCTGATGTATTCAGGCCAGCATAAGAGATTTGCTACAAGAACTACATAACATAATGCTGTGCCAGGTCAGAGACTGTTAACAGGATCTCTTCAAATACATACATGTGCCACAGTAAATTACTTGTAATCACAGACATGTCCAGCAGGTCATCCTGCTCTCCTCTGTACATTGTGACAAGACTATTTAGTTGCCCTGCTTCTTTGGGCTTTCTTGTATCCATCAACTTCCATTACAATTGTCTCTTTGTTACCTCTTACTTTGCTCCACCTGCCCTTGGCAGTGCAAAGTTCCTGGGTATCTTCCAGAGATTGAAAATGACAGCAAGATTAGCTCAAACATCATCCCCTAATACAGGGGATGTTTACTGTCATGAGGCTTTTTAGCAACTAAACTAAGACTGTGATTTTCAAGATGATTCCTTGCATATGGAATCCAGAAGAGCATCCACACCAGGACTAAAAAACACAGGGATTTCCTACCCTATCTCACCCTCCCAGCCTACTTAGCTTCTTAACTAGAGACAAAGTCAGACTGGATCAACACCTGTTTTCTAAAAAGTCATGTGAAAACTATTACTTTTAAGAAGAAATACTGTGTGGGTCACAGTGCAATATATTTAACTctggtttattatttattcttaagTCAGCTGTGTATCAAAGCTAAACAAGGGCTTTCTACTTCCTCTCTGGCTTGGTATCAGTGATTGCtcaggaaaagtttcttttttttcctgtaagtaTTGCCtttaatgtttaatgttttACATACACATCCATAAATGCCACAACCTGGCAATCAGGAGTTGTGCTGTTCACCCTGTATCCTTAACCTACTGATTACTGTGCCAAAATATCACTAGTGTTGTGTTGTGAAAGATTCATTTTGCAAATACTCTGGAAAAACTCAGGCTGCTTTCCTTGCAGAGATTTGTGACGCTAAAATGTGTCTGTGATCAAGTGTACAAATGTTTCCAACTAACACCCCTATGCAGTACAAGATTATTACTCCAGTCACCAAAACTTGGGGTCCCTCTTACATTAAAGGAAACTATTGTATCCCTCTCATATCAATTAGAGAAGAGTGGCAAAATATTGTTAGGTCTTTCAATAGCATAATTTTCTCTCCATTACTGCAAAAAGCCTTAGTCTAAATATATGGTAGGTGAGTGCAATTAGCATAAAAACCTAAAATTTCCTTCTATTATTTATGCCTCTCTAAGATTAAGCCTGTTGGAGTTCTGTTTGGTGAACTCTTCATAGAGAAAGGTTGTCACAGGCTGGTATACATAACACTGCAGTGTGATATCCTTGAAAGGGTATTCCAATGATGGGTGATGATCCCTGAGCAGTGTAGTGGTTGGAAAAGATGAAGAATGTGTACCTCAGGATATGTGGCTGTAGCAGACACTACAAAGGGGCTGGAATCCATGCCCTCATTACAAGAACCTCCCTTTTTTGAGATGATTTATATCTTGACCTCAACTTTGCAGCATAGTTTTATTGTAACTTAGCTGCTTAGTTCTTTAAAGATGGCCTCTAGAGTTCTTAGAAGTTTGAAGGTTAATTAactctggtggtttttttcctttttagctaAGGGAagaaacagaggcagcagctcctgaaccACAAATTGATCTTGAAGATCTCCTGGAGGTCCctaatgaagaacagaaattaaaactaCAGGTCAGATAGAGGGACTTGGTGATTTTAAGTTAGTGAAGTTTTCTCCATAAAGACTAGTGGCATGTGGGGTAGAGAATAGGTGTTTGTAGTGTTACATGATGCTTTCTTGTGCCTTCCTTTTTGTAGGGAGGGGAGAATTAGATCAACTcataaaatactaaaatgaTGACTCCTTGTTTTTTTAGGAAATCCTCCATGagtgctccagccccacagaggtGAGTGAAGCACCATATAAATTTAAATGATACATGTTATACTATTCTGTTACAGtgtctttgctgctgcttggcTGAGTAGCCAAGACACTACCATGCTGCAGATTTGTTTAAGCATAATGGGAGGTGTTTGCCACTTTATTCTGTGATTGTAAAATTACATATAAATGCACATGAATGAGCTGAAGGCAGAGCACTAGAGCAAATAAGGAATTATGCTTTACAATCAGAGGAAGTACTTTCCATGTTTCAGACATCCTAAGCTGATCAGTCTGAGCTGCTATTTGATCCTCAGTGTAGAAAAGCCATAGACAGTGTCATAGCTCACATAACCATTTTTCACACTGTTAACTGAATGTATTCTTAGCTTAAAACACTCTAGGGTTATGAGTGACAAGAATGTAGAATGGACTGGGCAGATAACTGCTGAGCAGTGGCCATGTAGGTTAGTTTTACatatggattttttcccccacataaCTTTGCAAGGTTTTGCTTTGAAACAGACAGTTCAAACCCACAATGTCCAGACAATTGGAGGCAATACTGTGTGCATGCAACACACAGGGATTCCCTTTGCTGCACTGCAATCCTGTGCAAAATGTGGTCCCCATCACTACTTCAGCCACATGCACTGCACATGAACATTCTGCTTGCACATCATCCATCCGACTCCACGTGTTGTTGAGCTGATGTGGCTGTGCAGTGATGAACATACAGAAAATGAGATGAATGCATGACTGAAATTCAATCACTGAATCAATATTAGTATCACTGAAATTAAATGGGCTGTAGCAATCATCACAGATACTCTTCTAGCATGGGTTTCAGCAAAGCTGGCAATATGAAATAGTTTTCAGAGTGTCTGATGTCAAATCTGAGGCAAGAATCTCAAGCGGTAACTGAAGAGAGTTTGCTCTGCTAAGTCAGAAGCCATGAAAGTGTCTtgtgggcagcacagcaccTGCTGAATACAGATACTGCTCTCCCATTGGCAAAAACACATACTTTCCCCTTGGGGATCTTGAATCCAGTTCCCTTGAAAGTTCACAGCAGTTTAACTGCAGAAGGCAGACAAGAAACTGAAAGGACTGACTGAAAAGAAAGGTATGATCCTAGGCATCTACTTCCAGAGCATGTTGTGGCAACCTCTGATAACCCAAGTGCTGGGTTTCCACACAGCACAAATGGTAACAAGCTGCAATATTTCCAGTGATCTTGCCTAATTACAAGAACATGTTGCGATGTCTTTGGGTAAGAAAAGCTGCACACCTCTTTATGGGGATGTTACTTGCCATGGAGAGGGTAAAGTTTGCACTAGTTACATTGCCTTCTGCTTGGAATAACCAGATAGGCCAGTTTAGTTCATAGTCCTTGGCTGTGTCAGCAAAGTAGTCAGGGTTTGTCTCCATTAACTGCTCATCTatctgctctgcctctcctcaACCCCTGCTCAACATTATCATTAGTCCTACATATTTTGCTCCACCTCTTCTCTGCCAGCCACTTCCTTGTAGaactggcacagctccaggatGGTTTGTAATTCACAACATGGAGCTCTACTGGTTCAACAAGAGGGACAGCTTGCTTTGCCCTAGATTGGGAGGGCAGCAGAAGTGGGCAGGAGGTTATGGTGGCAACAGGAAGCAGTGGAACCTAAAAGAGAACAACAGCATCCTGAGGTCATCTCACAGCGGGAAAAGGAGGTATCTGGGATACAGAGGGTCAGGCTAGCTCCTGAGAAGAAAGTAAACATGGCTGCTCCAAACTGAGACAGGGAGCTTTTAGACCCTTCTCATCTATCACAAGGTCAAAAAGATAGCCAAAAGATAGGTTTGTTCAATATATgtcaaatttttttgtttctgctcaATGCGAGGGTAAATGTGGGAATGATGGAAACGCCATAGTACTCTGTGGGCTGGGTAGTGCTGGCATTAATACGACATCCTTCTTCAACCAATTCTTCTTGTAGGACTTCATTACGGAATTGCTTAGTCGATTGAGAGGTCTCCGAAGAGTCACCAATCCTCAGAAGAAATGACCTTGCTCACATGGAAAACCCAGCTCTGGTTACAAGGAAACTTATATCTTCCTGACAAAATCCAGGATCAGCAACAGAACTTCTGAATATATTTAGGACTTATTATTATTAAGAAACATCACCAAGTTTGTGAACTTTGTACCAGTGGTTTGAAGCCTCCACTCCTTCCAGATCTACACACACAGCAGGGAGCTAGATTGTACATTTTCTTGATTCTTAAAGAGTGTGTTAACCTGAGGAACAGGACAAGACGTCCTCCCTTTAGATTCTTCTAGGAATTTCCATGCTGGCCAAGGAGCACTGAATGCAATTCTCAGGAGCTCAtcaagacttcttttttttttttttttgtccactGCAAGGAAAACAAGGCATTGGTTATCACTCATTCATCAACATGGAAAATCAGCCACTGTTAAGCTGCACCTCATTTCAGTCTGGCTTGAACCCAACTGTGATCTCCTGCCTGTTACTGCTGTACCTGACTCTACAGCATTGCACATACTTTGCAAGTCTTAATAAGCCTCTGTTTTTTATGAAGGTTGGACAGAAAATATACACTAGTTTGGGTGCACCTGGTCTACTTAAGGGGAAAGGTGTGAAACAGCTGCTAAGGCTAATggctaatttttttcctttttgtggaATTTAAGACTTAAAACTTAGAAGCCTTTTCTAAAGGAACAAGGTCTGGGAATGATTTTTCTCCTAGTTTAAAAAGATGTTggaaaaatacttattttatattaaaacagagaaaaccaCCCATGCACTGCTTGATTTTGCTCTCTCTTAAGATTctaaagaaaaactgaagtaatAAAATACCTGCTCCCAACTTCCCTTCAGGGAGCATCTCAGAGTGAGTCTTTTGCAGACAGGTAGGTCTCAAAAATGAGCAGTGAAGTAGGACACAGTACCTTGCTGCACAAATTCTTCTGGCTACAACTAATATTTGCCTGGAAAAATACAGAGGAAACTACATCCAGCCTCTCAGCAAGTCAGTAACTTGACACATGTGACTAGGAAATAAGACAGCAAATGGAGGCTGATTGCTTAGGCAGAGCACTCTCACATTATGCCCTGTTCCTATGTTGATACCTGCCAGGCAAACACAAGAGATGAGTCTGAGCCACATCCAGAGGAGCTCCTACAGTGCAGAACATTCAAGGCCAGCTTTTGAGTACACCTTTTGTCTGTTTGGTGAGCCAGGGGCAGAAGGGACCAACTATGGAACCAGAGGGACATGCAGGTTAGCTAACAAAGACAAACAAGGATTCTTGGGCTGGACTGGTAATATCTTCAATGCATTAGTCTTTCCATCTTTATCAGTAGCAGAGTGATGACTGTTATCTTGTTCTTCCCTCCTATTTTCCAGCTGTCAGTGAACAAACTGTAGGTTGTGTCCTCTGAGAGGACAAAATCCAAGCTGCAGTAACAACTTTGATGTAAGGGCCTGCTTCCTTTTACATGCTTTTCTTGTAtctgactggaagctggcaaGCCACGGACCCATGTCTTGTTCTAAGACTGCTCCAAGATGTTCTAAGCATCACCCACTAGGCTGGAGAAATGGTCTTTCTTCATTAGGTCCAATATATATCTTTGGTAGCCCTGGGATCATGCCAATTTTGGCTTAATAAGGGGCTAGTGGGACATGCCTACCCTCATGAAATCTCAACTTAATcaataaaataacaacaaaaacttAAATCCAGACCTGCAATGGTGGCAGATCTGACTTATGGATGACACCTGCTAAGACTTGACACCCCTTGAGATAGGAGAGCAGCATATTGACAAAAAGCTCTGAGCACTGACAAAAAAAGACTAGGATCAAACAGAAGTTCAGGTGGAAGAGCTAGGTGGACAGGACATGAGGATAGTGTCCTAAACTAGAGATGCAATTAGCTACAGTACAGCAGTATAGGAGTACAGATTACTTACATACCCCACTAACAGGCTTTGTTTTATTCTGCTGAGCTGCAACAGCACAAAGACATGACATGCCTCTCCTCTGGCCCAAGAGAAATAGTTTCTTCACCCTGGGAATTGTTCTGTATTTCCTCAATATGGAGTGATGCAAAAAGAATTTTTGTCTGTGCTTTAAGGTATTGTTAGAATCAAAGACAAAACAGGTTCTGAAAACTCTGGTTGACCAAAGCTGTCTTCATGTTTATTCTGCAAGTAGCAGGAAAGGAGTAAGGTGCAGATCTATCATGTGCACTTGGTTCTGATACATAAAGAATTCTGATACATAATGATACCTGACAGCACTTGACCTGAGCACACTGAGATCAGGGGAGCAAGGCAACATGTGGCCAGTGGTAGATGGTTTCTCAGCTCACTGGTGCAAAAGAAGAAGCAACATAATGCAGAGttaacttcttttttgtttcattcttaAGCACTAGTAAATCACACTTGGCTTGATTTACGTTTTAGCTGCTCTCACACTAGACCACAAGGACAGATTAAAATCAGTGCttgaaaattttttttacaaacatCTTCCAGTTAACTTTGCTGTTTCTCAGCACCACCACTAGCATAAGTATGTAGATGTAGATACTATCTAAGAATGTTGCTTGAAAGGAACTTTGCCCTCTTGATTATACCAAGATAACCCAATATATGAAAGTTCTAATGTATGAGCTTTTCGAATTTGAATTCTTGTTGGAGTGGAGCCCACATTTGATAATTCACATACA
This portion of the Vidua chalybeata isolate OUT-0048 chromosome 6, bVidCha1 merged haplotype, whole genome shotgun sequence genome encodes:
- the PPP1R14D gene encoding protein phosphatase 1 regulatory subunit 14D, translated to MASNSSALPRVTFQTPEKPGEESSHRKLGKLTIKYNRKDLQRWLDLEEWINTQLQELYQCRLREETEAAAPEPQIDLEDLLEVPNEEQKLKLQEILHECSSPTEDFITELLSRLRGLRRVTNPQKK